One segment of Shewanella piezotolerans WP3 DNA contains the following:
- a CDS encoding DUF6445 family protein, with protein MQQNMISVNPAATPKIILIGEEKTPVVIIDDFSLSTDDIITYATTEADFNDDLNSYYPGIRAKLPREYAKTVIDAVFQGIYQCYHIPRQLRLKPQSLFLSLITREESALSTLQRMPHFDTPKPFYFAIMHYLNPNEHGPTGFFRHKPTQWERISEQRCQPYFDAVQKHNELNGAPKQGYCNQSNHHFDLYEQIEYRPNRLVIYPGNLLHSSIVNSAKDIDSSPDTGRLTANIFIDFQ; from the coding sequence ATGCAGCAAAATATGATTAGCGTTAACCCAGCCGCCACGCCAAAAATCATCTTAATTGGCGAGGAGAAAACGCCTGTCGTCATCATAGATGACTTTAGTTTAAGCACTGACGATATTATTACTTATGCCACTACCGAGGCGGATTTTAACGACGACCTAAACTCCTATTATCCTGGGATCAGGGCAAAACTCCCCCGTGAATACGCCAAAACAGTAATTGATGCCGTCTTCCAAGGGATCTATCAGTGTTATCACATTCCACGGCAGTTACGACTCAAGCCTCAAAGCCTATTTTTATCGCTGATCACCCGTGAGGAATCTGCGCTATCGACCTTACAAAGAATGCCGCACTTTGACACCCCAAAGCCATTTTACTTTGCCATCATGCATTACTTAAACCCAAATGAGCATGGCCCTACAGGTTTCTTTCGGCATAAACCGACTCAATGGGAGCGGATCAGTGAGCAACGCTGCCAGCCCTATTTTGACGCAGTACAAAAGCACAATGAGTTAAATGGAGCACCCAAACAAGGCTACTGCAACCAGAGCAATCATCATTTTGACTTATACGAGCAGATAGAATACCGCCCAAACAGACTAGTGATATATCCAGGCAATTTACTACACTCCAGCATAGTAAACTCAGCTAAGGATATCGATAGCAGCCCTGACACAGGCAGGCTTACCGCCAATATATTTATCGACTTTCAATAA
- a CDS encoding tryptophan halogenase family protein produces MNTNKPIKNVVIAGGGTAGWMAAAALSKLLGKNLNISLIESDDIPTVGVGEATIPTLHVFHRLLGINEQEFMAATNATFKLAISFENWRDENQDYLHSFGFLGKDCWAAGFQHFWLKGRDKGFASEIGDYCAEHLGSRTGKFAVLPNQDLNHAYHHDAGLYAKFLRKIAEQHGINRIEGKITEVNLNQQDGQIESLLLASGQLVEGDLFIDCTGFRGLLIENALHTGFEDWSHWLPCDSAIAVQTTTTSTPVPYTRSIARESGWQWRIPLQNRTGNGLVFCSKYMTDEQAKQLLLDNIEGDLLTEPRVIKYKTGTRRKHWNKNCVAIGLSSGFIEPLESTSIHLIQRGIVRLMQMFPAQGLVQADIDEFNAQTKFETDNVRDFIILHYHVTQRRDSKFWRYCSSMPIPESLAHRLEMFAAAAKVYKYPNELFGESSWIQVMLGQGIEPKQYHPIVDMMEDEELKAFLNNIKSVVKRKNDNLPHHYDFIQHYCKSPMM; encoded by the coding sequence ATGAATACAAATAAGCCGATTAAAAATGTCGTCATTGCCGGTGGCGGCACTGCAGGTTGGATGGCAGCCGCAGCGTTGTCAAAACTATTAGGTAAAAACCTTAATATCAGCCTAATTGAATCCGACGATATTCCAACTGTTGGTGTTGGTGAGGCCACTATCCCTACTCTACATGTATTTCATCGCTTACTCGGCATTAATGAACAAGAGTTTATGGCGGCGACCAACGCCACCTTTAAATTGGCGATATCTTTTGAAAACTGGCGCGATGAGAATCAAGACTACTTACACTCCTTTGGTTTCTTAGGTAAGGATTGTTGGGCGGCTGGGTTTCAACACTTTTGGCTAAAGGGCCGTGACAAAGGCTTTGCCAGTGAAATTGGTGATTACTGCGCGGAACATCTTGGCTCTCGCACTGGCAAATTTGCAGTACTACCGAATCAAGACTTAAACCATGCTTATCACCATGATGCAGGACTGTACGCAAAATTTCTCAGAAAAATTGCCGAGCAACATGGTATCAATCGTATTGAGGGTAAGATCACTGAGGTAAACCTCAATCAACAAGATGGTCAAATAGAAAGTCTATTGTTAGCCTCTGGTCAATTAGTTGAGGGGGATCTCTTTATCGATTGTACCGGCTTTAGAGGCTTATTGATTGAAAATGCATTGCATACTGGTTTTGAAGACTGGTCCCATTGGTTACCTTGTGACAGTGCTATTGCGGTGCAAACAACGACCACCAGCACACCTGTTCCCTATACCCGCTCAATTGCTCGTGAATCGGGTTGGCAGTGGCGTATTCCACTGCAAAACCGAACCGGTAATGGGCTGGTATTTTGCAGTAAATACATGACCGATGAGCAAGCCAAACAGTTGTTACTCGATAATATTGAGGGCGACCTACTTACTGAGCCTCGCGTCATCAAATACAAGACGGGAACCAGACGCAAGCACTGGAATAAAAACTGTGTCGCCATAGGGCTATCAAGTGGCTTTATTGAGCCTCTTGAGTCCACCAGCATCCACCTTATTCAACGGGGCATTGTGCGCCTAATGCAGATGTTCCCAGCGCAAGGTTTAGTACAAGCCGATATTGACGAATTTAACGCACAGACAAAGTTTGAAACCGATAACGTACGCGACTTCATTATCTTGCATTATCACGTGACACAACGACGAGACAGCAAGTTCTGGCGTTATTGCTCAAGTATGCCAATACCTGAATCGCTTGCCCATCGATTAGAGATGTTTGCAGCTGCAGCCAAAGTATACAAGTACCCCAATGAACTGTTCGGTGAAAGCTCTTGGATCCAGGTGATGCTAGGCCAAGGCATTGAGCCTAAGCAGTATCACCCTATTGTTGACATGATGGAAGATGAAGAGCTTAAGGCCTTTTTGAATAACATTAAAAGTGTGGTCAAGCGCAAGAATGACAACCTACCACACCATTATGATTTTATTCAGCATTACTGTAAATCGCCAATGATGTAG
- a CDS encoding cupin-like domain-containing protein, with protein MLAVEKSVKQISHCKPGDIPEFVLSSTQPLILKDFAAEWPLVQAGKQSTQAAIDYLLQFYSGVPVTACFGESEHQGRVFYNEQLTGFNFRASQVDLRQVFDKLISHIDDETPPTLYVGSTEVNRWLPGFAADNPLAIDDIKPLTSVWIGNQSRIAAHFDFPNNLACSAVGRRRFTLFPSEQIDNLYVGPMELSPGGQDISMVDFHAPNFDKYPKFQQALEAAQVAELEPGDALFIPSMWWHHVEALDAINVLVTHWWRDSPAYMGRPTNALQHAILSLRSLPIAQRKAWQAMFNHYVFEHELHDTDHIAEHAQGMLSLPIDELSARKLRAELQNKLKR; from the coding sequence ATGTTAGCAGTCGAAAAGAGCGTCAAACAGATAAGTCATTGCAAACCAGGTGATATTCCTGAGTTTGTATTATCGTCGACGCAACCGCTGATCTTAAAAGATTTTGCTGCTGAGTGGCCACTCGTGCAAGCTGGCAAGCAATCTACCCAAGCCGCGATTGATTATTTACTTCAGTTCTACAGTGGCGTGCCGGTAACGGCTTGTTTTGGTGAAAGTGAGCACCAAGGTAGAGTGTTTTACAACGAGCAACTCACTGGCTTTAACTTTAGAGCCAGTCAGGTTGATTTAAGGCAGGTGTTTGACAAGCTAATATCGCATATAGACGACGAAACGCCGCCAACACTGTATGTCGGATCTACCGAAGTTAACCGATGGCTACCAGGGTTTGCAGCCGACAACCCACTCGCAATAGATGATATTAAGCCATTAACCAGTGTTTGGATCGGTAACCAAAGTCGAATTGCCGCTCATTTTGATTTTCCTAACAACCTTGCTTGCTCGGCGGTTGGTCGCCGCCGCTTTACTCTGTTTCCCTCCGAGCAGATAGATAACTTGTATGTGGGGCCGATGGAGTTGTCTCCTGGCGGGCAAGATATAAGTATGGTGGACTTTCACGCACCTAACTTTGACAAGTACCCCAAGTTTCAACAAGCGCTAGAAGCAGCGCAAGTTGCTGAACTTGAGCCGGGCGACGCACTCTTTATTCCCAGTATGTGGTGGCACCATGTCGAAGCACTTGATGCGATTAATGTGTTAGTCACTCACTGGTGGCGAGACTCGCCAGCTTATATGGGCAGACCAACTAATGCACTGCAGCACGCCATTTTAAGCTTGCGAAGCTTACCAATAGCCCAACGTAAAGCGTGGCAAGCGATGTTTAACCACTATGTTTTTGAACATGAACTGCACGACACTGACCATATTGCTGAGCATGCTCAAGGGATGCTGTCATTGCCTATAGATGAGTTATCTGCGCGAAAATTACGCGCTGAATTACAGAATAAATTAAAGCGTTAA
- a CDS encoding SapC family protein: MTAQATTQTPNNNVMLNSIKHKDLKVITEHSAQYGDNVWYSLTFPVEFRSVQAHYPIFFQKDPQTGRFFSVALFGFKDKENLFLENGHWQASYVPLAIRRQPFLIGSQNIMEDGAQKMQRVLHIDLNNPRVSTEQGEPLFLEFGGNTPFLDTAADMLDVIHNGLEDSDNFIEALLKFELLESFTLDVELNNGSKHQMIGFYTVNEDKLKTLSSDNLAELHDKGYLQAIYMTIASQANIRTLLDKKNKQIEQ; encoded by the coding sequence ATGACCGCACAAGCCACCACCCAAACGCCGAACAACAACGTCATGCTCAACAGCATTAAACATAAAGATCTTAAAGTTATCACCGAACACTCTGCGCAATATGGCGATAATGTTTGGTATTCATTGACCTTCCCTGTTGAATTTAGGAGTGTACAAGCCCACTACCCTATTTTCTTCCAAAAAGATCCACAAACGGGTCGTTTCTTCTCTGTGGCGCTGTTTGGCTTTAAAGATAAAGAGAACTTATTTTTAGAAAACGGTCATTGGCAGGCATCTTACGTTCCATTGGCTATTAGACGTCAACCATTTTTGATTGGTAGTCAGAACATAATGGAAGATGGCGCACAGAAAATGCAACGAGTACTGCACATTGATCTCAATAACCCAAGAGTCAGCACCGAGCAAGGTGAACCACTGTTTCTTGAGTTTGGTGGTAATACGCCCTTCCTCGATACTGCTGCAGATATGTTAGATGTCATACATAACGGATTAGAAGACAGCGACAACTTTATTGAAGCGCTACTTAAATTTGAATTACTGGAATCCTTCACTTTAGATGTTGAGCTAAATAACGGCAGCAAGCATCAAATGATTGGTTTCTATACCGTCAACGAAGACAAACTAAAAACACTTTCAAGTGATAATTTGGCTGAGCTGCATGACAAAGGTTACCTGCAAGCCATCTATATGACGATAGCCTCACAAGCCAACATCCGCACACTATTGGATAAGAAAAACAAGCAGATAGAACAGTAG
- a CDS encoding tryptophan halogenase family protein, which yields MNNDIKKVIIVGGGAAGWLTAGVIAAEHINAAATPSQRTLEVILIESPQVPTIGVGEGTWPSMRGTLKKMGISETEFMIECDASFKQGSKFIDWLHSPETASSDKLPLNSQSYYHPFSLPSQFNEINLAKHWQAHKQQVSFTNAVTYQGRLCDQGCAPKLISTPEYECNANYGYHLDAGKFAQFLQRHCSKKLGVQHIVDHVESVSSHGNGDIAAVNTKSNGAISGDLFIDCSGFKSLLIGEHYQVTFIEKKSVLFNDSALAVQVPYENQQSAISSCTHSTAQSSGWVWDIGLPSRRGVGYVYSSSHTDDDRAESELRSYLLSSISKSQAESASLRKITFNPGHRAHFWHKNCVAVGIAAGFIEPLEASALALIEQSAKMISEQLPQNRQSMEIVAKRFNEKFLQRWRQVVDFLKLHYAISQRDDSDYWRDNRDIASIPQSLQQQLALWQYQQPYSYDITETEALFPAASFQYVLFGMGFNSAPPRYIKLAEQEKAMALFQQNIQRSHQLLSALPSNRALLDKVHQFGFPKI from the coding sequence ATGAATAACGACATTAAAAAAGTGATCATTGTAGGTGGTGGAGCTGCAGGTTGGCTCACCGCAGGGGTTATTGCTGCTGAGCATATTAATGCTGCAGCAACCCCATCACAACGTACGCTCGAAGTTATTCTAATTGAATCACCACAAGTGCCCACCATCGGGGTCGGCGAAGGCACTTGGCCTTCAATGCGCGGTACGCTCAAAAAAATGGGCATTTCTGAAACCGAATTTATGATTGAGTGTGACGCCAGCTTCAAGCAAGGTTCAAAATTTATCGATTGGTTACACTCACCCGAGACAGCAAGCTCGGATAAGCTCCCGCTCAATAGCCAGAGCTATTATCATCCTTTTTCTTTACCAAGTCAGTTTAACGAGATCAATCTCGCTAAGCATTGGCAAGCCCATAAACAACAAGTTTCATTTACTAATGCGGTCACTTATCAAGGTAGACTTTGCGATCAAGGCTGCGCACCTAAACTCATTTCTACACCTGAGTATGAGTGCAATGCTAATTATGGTTACCACTTAGATGCTGGAAAATTTGCTCAGTTTCTGCAGCGTCATTGCAGCAAAAAGCTCGGGGTGCAGCATATTGTCGATCATGTTGAATCTGTAAGCAGCCATGGCAACGGCGATATTGCAGCGGTAAATACAAAGTCCAATGGCGCCATTAGCGGCGATCTATTTATTGATTGTAGCGGTTTCAAATCATTGCTTATCGGCGAGCACTACCAAGTCACTTTCATTGAAAAAAAGTCAGTACTGTTTAATGACTCAGCCTTAGCGGTACAAGTGCCCTATGAAAATCAACAAAGCGCCATTAGCTCTTGCACACATTCAACCGCGCAATCGTCTGGTTGGGTTTGGGATATTGGCCTGCCCTCACGCCGCGGCGTCGGTTACGTATACTCCAGTAGCCACACTGATGATGACCGCGCTGAAAGCGAGTTACGTAGTTACCTGCTATCGAGTATAAGCAAATCACAGGCAGAGTCTGCATCGCTTAGGAAAATAACATTTAACCCTGGTCACAGAGCCCACTTCTGGCATAAAAACTGTGTAGCTGTTGGTATTGCCGCAGGTTTTATTGAGCCGCTAGAAGCATCAGCACTCGCGCTCATTGAGCAATCGGCAAAGATGATCAGCGAGCAGTTACCGCAAAACCGCCAGTCGATGGAGATAGTAGCCAAACGTTTCAATGAAAAGTTTTTACAGCGCTGGCGTCAGGTGGTCGATTTTCTCAAACTGCATTACGCCATCAGTCAACGTGACGACTCCGATTATTGGCGTGACAATCGAGACATAGCCTCAATACCGCAGTCTTTACAGCAACAATTAGCGCTGTGGCAATATCAACAGCCCTACTCTTACGATATCACTGAAACCGAGGCGTTGTTTCCAGCGGCTAGCTTTCAATATGTGCTGTTTGGTATGGGTTTTAACAGTGCGCCGCCACGCTATATAAAGCTAGCAGAGCAAGAAAAGGCCATGGCACTGTTTCAACAAAATATTCAACGTAGTCATCAATTGCTTTCAGCACTACCAAGCAATAGAGCACTACTCGATAAAGTTCATCAATTTGGTTTTCCTAAAATATAA
- a CDS encoding TonB-dependent receptor, producing MKPQLFKKTRLATSLSLVLSASTMAPVYAAEAEGTENTANENMEVIAVTGIRGSLVKSMDVKKSSDGIVDAISAEDIGKMPDSNLAESMQRIPGVSIDRQNGEGSRVSVRGFGADRNLVLLNGRQMPVTTGSRSFDFANIASESISGVEIRKTSVASSPTGGIGATIDVLTHRPFNTPGLKATFGAKAVDDTSTDKGSITPELSGLYSNTFADDKFGISISASYQERESGNQQAQVGTGWRSFPGSADNTTDWGGVQKDNQVNRPGDDDIYSVPQTTIYRFEEQQRTRTNGQLVLQYSPVDSLVATLDYTYMRNDIDTQYNDVSAWFTFAPSESTWTDGPVSSPLVYSETYDSPQDVSMAAGDYGVRNESGSLGLNLDWQVSDNLNLTLDMHKSDAENKPNHIYGSSNTLSTAGFIRTSAATDFSKDLPALAVGNGNNIKPSDMRVTGSVFGNSRNKSEIDQYQLDGEYLFEHSGSIDFGIALTDVNNHSQSVNVQRNDWGGVGQEGDFEDEWFPADTIHDKFDASKGNFADADGDFDLLDTIFFWDFDAVRGRAEELYTAAGYVGAGDCGTDFCPSTQYAMDVDRYTEEKSTSAYIQYNFESEFGDMPYDIHVGLRYEKTDVTSTSAVASYDGADWIADTEIALVATGDQVFQTQTGDYDYYLPNVNFNIEVVEDVMLRAAYSETIGRPDYTSIQGGTVVGTLANRAGGSGTTGNPGLLPLESTNYDLSAEWYYSQTSYMSVGYFRKDTVNGIDNVKVESDIYNIANPTDGAKYDAAVAAVGTDAGNIRQWIFDNYPNDPFVDVANGIISGNSAEDNTLLFDLDTPANSKDKTTIDGWEFAIQHFFGESGFGVIGNYTLVDAGDSYNNYLLEDQAVETNISDTANLIAIYDNYGFQARLAYNWRDEFLSSRGQGTGQNPQYTEAYSQVDFNVSYDIEALEGLTVFFEGLNITNEYTRVHGRANQQLLNLTQTGARYSLGARYTF from the coding sequence ATGAAACCACAACTATTTAAAAAGACGAGGCTAGCTACCAGCTTGTCGTTGGTGCTAAGCGCATCAACGATGGCACCGGTTTATGCCGCTGAAGCAGAAGGCACAGAAAACACAGCCAATGAGAATATGGAAGTTATTGCTGTAACGGGTATTCGAGGCAGTTTAGTCAAATCGATGGACGTCAAGAAATCATCTGACGGCATCGTCGATGCAATTTCAGCTGAAGACATCGGTAAAATGCCAGATTCAAACTTAGCAGAATCGATGCAACGAATTCCAGGTGTCTCTATTGACCGTCAAAATGGTGAAGGGAGTCGAGTCTCTGTTCGTGGTTTCGGTGCAGATCGTAACCTGGTTCTGCTCAACGGCCGTCAAATGCCGGTGACGACAGGCTCTCGTTCATTTGATTTTGCCAACATAGCTTCAGAGTCTATTAGTGGTGTAGAGATAAGAAAAACCAGTGTCGCTTCAAGTCCTACAGGCGGTATCGGTGCAACGATTGATGTATTAACTCATCGCCCATTCAATACTCCTGGTCTGAAAGCAACATTTGGCGCGAAAGCGGTTGATGATACATCAACTGATAAAGGCAGCATTACCCCTGAGCTTTCAGGTTTATATTCGAATACTTTTGCAGATGACAAATTTGGTATCTCAATATCTGCCAGCTATCAAGAACGTGAAAGTGGTAACCAACAAGCCCAAGTTGGCACGGGTTGGAGAAGCTTTCCTGGTAGCGCTGACAATACTACTGATTGGGGCGGCGTACAAAAAGATAATCAAGTCAATCGCCCTGGTGATGACGATATCTACTCAGTGCCACAAACTACCATTTACCGTTTTGAAGAGCAGCAACGTACCCGTACTAACGGTCAGTTGGTACTGCAGTACAGCCCTGTTGATTCACTCGTAGCAACGCTGGATTACACTTACATGCGTAATGATATCGACACGCAGTATAACGATGTATCAGCTTGGTTTACCTTTGCGCCTTCAGAGAGTACTTGGACTGACGGCCCCGTTTCATCGCCACTGGTTTATTCTGAAACCTACGACAGTCCGCAAGATGTCTCTATGGCAGCCGGTGATTACGGTGTACGTAACGAAAGTGGTTCTTTAGGGCTAAACCTTGATTGGCAGGTCAGCGACAATCTAAATCTAACACTAGACATGCATAAGTCTGATGCAGAAAACAAACCCAACCATATCTACGGTAGCAGCAATACACTCAGTACAGCCGGCTTTATCCGTACCAGCGCAGCCACTGATTTCTCAAAAGACTTACCCGCACTTGCTGTCGGCAATGGCAACAATATTAAACCATCGGACATGCGTGTGACCGGTAGTGTGTTTGGCAACTCTCGCAATAAATCAGAAATTGATCAGTACCAATTAGACGGTGAATACCTGTTTGAACATTCCGGCAGCATTGACTTTGGTATCGCACTGACCGATGTCAATAACCACTCTCAATCTGTTAACGTTCAACGAAATGACTGGGGCGGTGTAGGTCAAGAGGGAGACTTTGAAGATGAGTGGTTCCCAGCTGACACTATTCATGACAAGTTTGATGCTAGCAAAGGTAACTTTGCTGATGCTGACGGCGACTTCGATCTACTAGATACCATATTCTTCTGGGACTTTGATGCTGTGCGTGGCCGCGCAGAAGAGCTTTATACTGCAGCGGGTTATGTTGGCGCTGGTGATTGTGGTACTGATTTTTGCCCATCGACTCAATATGCGATGGACGTAGACCGTTATACCGAAGAAAAGTCTACATCAGCTTATATCCAGTATAACTTTGAGTCAGAGTTTGGCGACATGCCATACGACATCCATGTCGGTCTTCGCTACGAGAAAACTGATGTCACTTCGACCTCTGCAGTTGCCAGCTATGATGGCGCTGATTGGATAGCGGATACGGAAATTGCGCTAGTTGCTACCGGTGATCAAGTATTCCAAACTCAAACAGGTGATTACGACTACTACCTACCAAATGTTAACTTCAACATCGAAGTTGTTGAAGATGTGATGTTACGAGCAGCCTACAGTGAGACTATTGGCCGCCCTGACTACACCTCTATTCAAGGTGGTACCGTTGTTGGAACACTCGCTAACCGTGCAGGTGGTAGTGGTACAACGGGTAACCCAGGCCTATTGCCACTTGAATCTACAAACTACGACTTGTCAGCAGAATGGTATTACTCACAAACCAGTTACATGTCTGTGGGTTACTTTAGAAAAGATACCGTTAACGGTATCGATAATGTCAAAGTTGAATCTGATATCTACAACATTGCCAACCCAACGGACGGAGCAAAATATGATGCTGCTGTAGCAGCTGTTGGTACCGATGCAGGTAATATTCGTCAGTGGATTTTTGATAACTATCCAAATGATCCATTTGTTGATGTTGCAAACGGCATAATCTCAGGCAACTCTGCCGAAGATAATACCTTGCTATTTGACTTAGATACTCCTGCAAACAGTAAAGATAAAACCACTATTGATGGTTGGGAATTTGCTATTCAGCACTTCTTTGGTGAGTCAGGCTTCGGTGTGATAGGTAACTACACTTTGGTTGACGCTGGTGATAGCTATAATAACTATTTACTAGAAGATCAAGCGGTTGAAACCAACATCAGTGATACCGCTAACCTTATCGCTATCTATGATAACTATGGTTTCCAAGCACGTCTGGCCTACAACTGGCGTGACGAATTCTTGAGCTCTCGCGGCCAAGGAACGGGGCAAAACCCACAGTACACAGAAGCTTATTCTCAAGTCGATTTTAATGTTAGCTACGATATTGAAGCACTTGAAGGCTTAACGGTATTTTTCGAAGGTTTGAACATTACCAACGAATATACCCGAGTCCATGGCCGTGCTAACCAGCAGCTGCTAAATCTGACTCAAACTGGTGCACGCTATAGCTTAGGCGCGAGATACACCTTCTAG
- a CDS encoding LacI family DNA-binding transcriptional regulator, protein MATIYDVSVLAGVSLATVSRVMNKNAKVSEKTLKKVQDAMDQLGYRPNAIAQSLASNRSNSVGILVSELHGPFYGSMLSGIEAELRGSQKHAIIAAGHSEEETEKEGIEFLISRRCDALILHVEAVSDEYLVDLVKNEVPIVLINRFIPAIADNCISLNNELGGYLAAKAILEQGHKEVAYISGPNWKMDASDRLKGHKKALQEFNVTYNPKLTYEGDYQEVGGSDGLEYLLNSKQPFTAVICANDEMASGAMTFAREHRISIPKELSIIGFDNIILAQYIYPKLTTIDYPIKQMGQMAARWILKNTFKQTDLEVKNVFEPKLITRDSILAH, encoded by the coding sequence ATGGCAACGATTTACGATGTGTCAGTCCTAGCCGGAGTATCACTCGCAACAGTATCAAGAGTGATGAATAAAAACGCTAAGGTCAGTGAAAAGACACTAAAGAAAGTACAAGATGCGATGGACCAATTAGGCTATAGGCCTAATGCGATTGCACAATCTCTTGCCTCGAATCGCTCAAATAGTGTCGGTATTTTGGTCTCGGAGCTACACGGTCCTTTCTATGGTTCCATGCTTAGCGGTATTGAAGCTGAGCTGCGAGGTTCACAAAAGCATGCCATCATTGCCGCAGGACATAGCGAAGAGGAGACAGAAAAAGAGGGGATTGAGTTTCTTATCAGCCGCCGGTGCGACGCACTGATCCTCCATGTTGAAGCGGTATCAGATGAATACCTCGTTGATCTTGTTAAAAATGAAGTGCCCATTGTGCTGATTAACCGGTTTATTCCGGCAATCGCTGATAACTGCATTAGTCTCAATAATGAACTCGGCGGATACCTTGCGGCAAAAGCAATACTCGAACAAGGCCATAAAGAAGTCGCTTATATTTCAGGGCCTAACTGGAAGATGGATGCTAGCGACCGCTTAAAAGGTCATAAAAAAGCCTTACAAGAGTTCAATGTCACTTATAATCCTAAGTTAACCTATGAAGGTGATTATCAAGAGGTGGGTGGCAGCGATGGTTTAGAGTATCTACTTAACAGTAAGCAGCCTTTCACTGCCGTTATTTGTGCAAATGATGAAATGGCATCAGGTGCCATGACTTTTGCCCGAGAACATAGAATATCAATACCGAAAGAGCTATCGATCATAGGTTTCGATAACATCATTTTGGCGCAGTATATCTACCCTAAACTGACCACTATTGATTATCCTATTAAGCAAATGGGGCAAATGGCAGCAAGATGGATCCTTAAAAATACTTTTAAGCAAACCGATCTTGAAGTTAAAAATGTGTTTGAACCTAAGCTCATAACAAGAGATTCCATTCTCGCTCACTGA
- a CDS encoding glycoside-pentoside-hexuronide (GPH):cation symporter, which translates to MLKVKEKIAYGLGDTASNIIFQTVMMFLLIFYTDVVGLSPAAVGTLFLVVRIFDAITDPLMGSLADRTRTRWGQFRPYLLWLAIPFGLISVLAFTTPDLSDSNKLIYAFVTYTLLMMVYTAINIPYCALGGVLTAKPSERVSVQSYRFVFAMLGGVIVASCTLPLVEWFGSGDSAKGYQLTMTAMSLFGVVLFLLCFLGTKERISAPKTQKANFWVEIKHLWQNDQARILCITGIFLLTGQVLKFTLAVYYVKYFLLREELITAFMTTGMVGSMLGCALAQVLAKKMCKIKAYIGLQVIAAIICIMSYFIAADQVIMAFIAFFLWKFFLDMATPLLRAKMADAIDYGQWKTGVRITGMVYSTIIFFIKLGVALGGALAGWALAYYGYQADVEQTEATKSGILLSFTLYPAIGSLMVAVVMKWYILDDKKVEQIQSELNAANT; encoded by the coding sequence ATGCTTAAAGTAAAAGAGAAAATTGCCTATGGTTTAGGCGATACGGCAAGTAACATCATTTTTCAAACCGTGATGATGTTTCTACTCATTTTCTATACCGATGTCGTCGGTTTATCACCCGCTGCAGTGGGTACACTATTTTTAGTCGTGCGTATTTTTGATGCGATTACCGATCCGCTTATGGGCTCTCTCGCCGATAGAACCCGCACTCGCTGGGGCCAGTTCCGCCCTTACTTACTCTGGCTTGCCATTCCATTCGGGCTTATCAGTGTATTGGCATTTACTACCCCCGATCTCAGTGACAGCAATAAGCTTATCTATGCTTTTGTGACCTATACATTGCTGATGATGGTTTATACAGCCATTAATATTCCTTACTGCGCCTTAGGTGGAGTGCTTACTGCAAAACCCTCTGAGCGAGTATCAGTCCAGTCTTATCGATTTGTATTTGCCATGCTCGGTGGCGTAATTGTCGCTTCTTGTACCCTGCCATTAGTCGAGTGGTTCGGTAGCGGAGATTCAGCCAAAGGTTATCAACTAACCATGACCGCCATGAGCCTTTTTGGGGTGGTGTTGTTTCTGCTTTGTTTTTTAGGAACTAAAGAGCGGATTAGCGCACCTAAGACGCAGAAGGCTAACTTTTGGGTGGAGATTAAACATCTTTGGCAGAATGACCAAGCTAGAATTTTATGTATTACAGGTATATTTCTGTTGACCGGTCAGGTGCTTAAATTCACCCTCGCCGTTTATTACGTTAAATACTTCCTGTTAAGAGAAGAGCTCATTACCGCCTTTATGACCACTGGGATGGTCGGAAGTATGCTCGGTTGTGCATTAGCGCAAGTACTTGCAAAGAAAATGTGTAAAATAAAGGCTTATATCGGGCTACAAGTTATTGCAGCCATTATCTGTATTATGAGCTATTTTATTGCCGCCGATCAGGTAATAATGGCCTTTATCGCATTCTTCTTGTGGAAGTTTTTCCTTGATATGGCCACGCCTTTACTCAGGGCCAAAATGGCTGATGCCATCGACTATGGACAATGGAAAACAGGAGTACGCATTACTGGCATGGTTTATTCAACCATCATATTTTTCATTAAGCTCGGCGTAGCACTTGGCGGCGCACTGGCTGGCTGGGCATTAGCTTATTATGGTTACCAAGCAGATGTAGAACAAACTGAAGCAACAAAATCGGGGATATTGCTATCATTCACACTTTATCCGGCGATCGGCAGTTTAATGGTTGCAGTCGTGATGAAGTGGTATATCTTGGATGACAAGAAAGTTGAGCAAATTCAAAGTGAACTTAATGCCGCAAACACGTAA